TTGTCCTATCATTGTTACTATAGAAGGCCTTTGTTTTGGTTTTGAATAGAAaccaaatttatttgataaaatttccTTGGCCAGCTCTGGATCAGATATGCAAATCCTTGGTTCTGTTCCATACCAATATAGAAATCTCTCCCCTGCATCATCAATCAATATATATTCATCATATTATTGAATTCATTTATGGAATATGGCAAAACCAActatataaacataaaatttattttaatatatttgaatattctcaaataaaattgatttttcctTGAAATTACCCTCAAATTTGTTATCTaagacaattttaattttatgttgatGTATCCAAACATACGTTAGTTTATGTTAAACTCATTTTTAATCATGTTAACAAGGCGGATAAATTAGATATATAATATTACGTTGagataattgaaataatatatatagaagAGAAATGAATGACCATATAAGGAGGACCATATTTGATAGTGAGGAAGAACCCTTTGAGTGATATCGTGTGAGTGTGTATCCATGATGTTTTTCCTTTCATCATTCATCATTGTTTTGATATCATTGAGAGAACCATAAACAAGTGAGTAAGGTGGCCCCAACACTCCTTGCTTTCTGAAGTGCCTAGTCAGTGCATATGGCCTCCAAAACAGAATTACAAATATTCTCCAAATCTTTGATACAATCATAATAGTGATCACACTCACCATGGCAACCCCAATCAGATATcccattttttttgtctttctctttctttatgTGTctgtgtgtgtgagagagagagagagagagaaaaagtaGAAAGATATCGCTGCTAGATTTTTAGGATGAGGCTGGTTAAATAAGTTGTTGAAAGTGGCCATGTTCTAGATGTTGGGTACTATCCAACTCAATGTTCTTACTTGgtttttagaataaataaatattagtgtttttttatcttcaacaattcacatatattttacaaatacacaaaatttaacattaaaattgtttatttcttcgaaaattatttttcttttcttttttctctgatgaaaaaaaaatcatttcccTTTCATTTTTGAGTTTAGATTTTTATCGAGTGTATAAGGATATTTATTAACATTtgctattaaaataaaaatttaattataatatattattgttgtaaaatattttacatcatCAATTTTCATAGGTATAATTTTAaagatagttataataaaaattaaatatctttaataatttaattattataattaattaatcacaaaaaaacTCTTTAcagtaattatatatataaactatatttataaaataaaaattatatatttatttatttttttgtccattcaaaatgaaatataaataaaattataactaaaaattgCATCCAAATTTCTATTaccattttttcttttcttatattaataatatttcatGTCATTTGGTTGAATCGTGGAAACCATTGTCCTTTTTTGGCTGACAATGGACggacaaaatttaaaaattcccTAAAATATTTCGCCCgaaaaacattaataaaatgGGAGCCGGTTATTTAGCTTTACTCTGAAAACTTCTTGTTGATGGATGTTTATTGTacaatatatacaaatatagATAGATGGACTGGTTTCTTAATTTTGTAATCTACATGTCGTTTAGAAGAAAAACTAAATAGAAAATTACACAAATAATCTCACATCAACTGCTAAAATCGTTGTCCTTCCTTGTTGTTATTTGTTTTGGGCGGCATGTGAAGTGGTGCATGACAACTGTTTAGTATTGAGATATACTGTCCATTAATGGTGGCTGACTGTTTATTtgtattgtaaaataatttatctttttgttcAATTAGATCTCTATATATGTTACTTCATATGATTGATATTAATTATGCTAGCTATCACTGACAGTTAAATTAGTTTCTATCTTTATTGAAattctatcaaaatagtttcTACACAAATTGAATAACACTGAATTTGAGTTTGGCCAACATACAACCACTTTAAACCCCAAAACACTTTTTAATTGGACCATAAACAATATTGTCTTACCATCATCACTAACTtacaattcaataaaaaaaggTATACAACACATCAACGGTGGGTCATGAGGGGTAGACTCTCAACCATGTTGAGTTTAAGGGGGTATATGGGAGTTGGATTTTGCAGGGAAAGGAAGATGATGACTTATTTTTCTCTTCTAAATTAACGacactataaaatatttttaataatgtatCAAGTGTAattgaagtatttttttaaatatcaaatatatttaaaaatataaacttaatcTTTAAAAATGCTTCCTTTAAAACTCAACTCACAAACACACTCTATAGCCCTATAACAATTGCGGTTGAGAACAAAAACATGGAGAGAGAAGACCGAGAAAAGTAATATAGTGTAAATAAgtgaaagataaaatatgtaaaTTGTTGTATCTAACggtttttaataataatttattattggccTATTTCTCAATCCAAAGATGAAtggaatatttaattaatagtcTTCATTATATCATTACTTTATCCATTATTTTAGAAGTAGAACCCTAAATTATGCCTGTTATAATATCCGACACATCATATAGCAGCACCCAAGTTTTTCAGGAATTTTGGTGACACTGCATGTTATTTTCAAGGATTAAAAACGTGTGGGACGTGCAACTCAGAAGTAAGGGTAATGGACAGTGCCAAATGCCAATGCCAATGCTATCCTTGCGGAATTTGGTGTTTCGTAATACACCTATCAAGCTGAATCCCTATGCCAATGTCATACTCGCACGACAAAAACATTCCCTTCCCATTTTCTTCATCACCTCCTTGTTCCATCAACTCAACTCTCCACCCAATCTTCTGGAAGCCAAAAGATTGCACGCTCTTCTTCTCGTCCTCGGTTTCTTTCACCCAACTTCTCCTCATAAATCCCTTCCTTCACAGCTTGTCAATGTCTATGTCAACTTTGGTTCCCTCCATTACGCCTTTCTCTCCTTCACTCAACTCCCCCAAAAGTCCAATCTTGCTTGGAATGCCATTCTACGAGCTCTTGTTGGTTCTAGCCACTTCACCCATGCCATTCAGTTCTATCACTCCATGCTCAGACAAGGTGTCACCCCTGATAATTACACATACCCACTTGTCCTCAAAGCTTGTTCGTCCTTGCGTGCTCTTGAAATTGGAAGATGGGTTCATCACATTATCCTCTACAACGAGGGAAAGCCTAATCTTTTTGTTCAGTGTGCTGTTATTGACATGTTTGTTAAATGTGGAAGCTTAGAAGATGCGCGTAGCTTATTTGATGAAATGCCGGTTAGAGACTTGGCTTCTTGGACTGCAATGATTTGCGGAACCGTGTGGAATGGTGAGTGCCTTGAAGCTCTTGCGTTGTTCAGAAAGATGAGATCAGAAGGTCTAAAGCCTGATTCGGTTATTGTAGCATCTGTGTTACCTGTTTGTGGCAGATTGGAGGCTTTGAATTTGGGGATGGCACTGCAAGGTTGTGCTTTGAGGAGTGGCTTTGACAGTGATTTGTATGTTTCCAATGCCATCATTGACATGTACTGTAAATGTGGTTATCCACTTGAGGCGGATCGTGTATTTAGTTACATGGTTTGTAGGGATATTGTTTCTTGGAGTACCTTGATTGCTGGCTACTCACAAAATCGTCTGTACCTAGAGAGCTTTGAACTATATGTTAGATTGGTGAATATGGGTTTTgcaacaaatgaaattattgttaCTAGTGTTCTTTCTGCCTTGGGAAAACTCAAATTGTTGAAACAGGGGAAGGAGATGCATAACTTTATTCTCAAACAAGGACTTTTTACGGATGTAGTTGTAGGAAGCGCAATGATTGATATGTATGCTAATTGTGGGTCAATCAGGGAAGCGGAGTCAATATTTGAATACATGTCAGATAAGGACATCATGGTATGGAATTCACTAATTGTTGGGTATCATCTAGTTGATGATTTTCAGTCGGTATTTTTAACCTTTAGAAAAATTTGGGTTGCTGAACATAGGCCTAATTATATTACTTTAGTGAGTGTTCTTCCTATGTGCACCCAATTAGGTGCTCTTAGACAGGGAAAAGAAATTCATGGCTATGCAACCAAAAGTGGTATGGGGTTAAATGTTTCTGTTGGAAATTCTCTAATAGATATGTACAGCAAATGTGGATTTCTAGAACTCGGAGTGAAGGTCTTTAACCAGATGATGGTAAAGAATGTCATAACATATAACACTATGATATCTGCTTGTGGAACTCATGGCCTAGGAGAAAAGGGTTTGGCATTTTACGAGCAAATGAAGGAAGCAGGAATNNNNNNNNNNNNNNNNNNNNNNNNNNNNNNNNNNNNNNNNNNNNNNNNNNNNNNNNNNNNNNNNNNNNNNNNNNNNNNNNNNNNNNNNNNNNNNNNNNNNNNNNNNNNNNNNNNNNNNNNNNNNNNNNNNNNNNNNNNNNNNNNNNNNNNNNNNNNNNNNNNNNCAGGAATGAAACCaaataaagttaattttatttcactgTTATCCGCATGTAGTCATGCAGGTCTTGTTGACAGAGGTTGGCTGTTATATAATTCAATGATTAATGATTATGGTATTAAGCCAGATATGGAGCACTACTCGTGTGTGGTAGATCTCATTGGCAGAACAGGAGATCTTGTTGGTGCATACAAGTTCATCACACGCATGCCTGTGATACCAGATGCCAATGTTTTGGGAAGCCTCCTTGGTGCCTGTCGACTTCACAACAAAGTGGAACTAGCTGAGCTCCTTGCAGAGCATATTTTCCAATTAAATATTGAAGATTCAGGCCACTATGTTCTTCTATCAAATTTATATGCCTCTGGAAAACGATGGGAAGACATGTCAAAAGTGAGAAGCTTGATAAAGGATAAAGGGTTGGAAAAAAAACCAGGATGTAGCTGGATTCAGGTGGGCCActgcattttcgtcttccatgcTACAAGTACCTTTCATCCAGAACTTGCTAAGATTGAAGAAACTCTGGATAGCTTATTTTTGGTGATGAAAAGTGAAGATTATATGCTGGCTAATCTGGGATTTTGTTCCCATGTTAATGACCAACTTTTAACTTAAAATGAAATCCTTGAATATTGCCATTggatatttataaaatgaaatccTTCAGTGATTCAAGTTAAAGTTTTCAACAGACCAATACATTAAAGTGCTCCCTTCCGGCTTCAAAGATTCATCAAAATGTTGAAGGAAAAGATCATGCTCAACAAAAGGAAACCCAACATAATTCCAGGATGTGAGTTTGGTAAAAGAATACCCAAGCATGTGACTGGAATTCGGCTAAATCAATGAAAAAGGTAGCTTTGTAATTAGCATCACTCAAAGGAGGGGTTGGGGGAGGGGGGATACCGGTGCCAAAGATATGGTGAAATTAGGGGGCGCTGTTACATATTAGAAAAGTTCGTAACATGTAAGGAATCAGTAGAAATCGTATCAATTTAGAATACCATCTTTCAAGCACATTGTTATAACGTGCTTCAGCTGCAGTAGTTTTCCCCTTGCCATCTGCAGTCAATGACGATAAAATTAGTCCTACAAAATACATAAGGCTGCGTCTCCATTTACAATAATAGATAACAATGTCGGCTGGACCAGTAATATATCAAATCCAAAGTTCAGTAAACAATGCAAAGGAATCACATATGTGAAGGCAGATAACAGAAAAGTTAGATTTTCCTTTCTCTAAAAAGGGTGCCTCACTATAAAAGGAATAAGGTACATAATAAATTGTaagattttcttaaaattaaggGTTGAGATGCCCTCACGTTTCTTCTTAGAAtgaattatttactttataaatgcAAAATCCCAAAACACGAAACTCAGAATTTTATGATGTTTTTATCAAGCGTAATAAGTGCAATCCAAATAACTGGCTAAGCATTTTGCTGGCTTCTATGACTCAAAGTAAGGCTTCAGTGACTTCAGTATTGCAGTTAGTCATTCAAGCacaattttatgcaatactagTATGATATAAAATCCCAAAAAAGAGCCATTGGTTGATGACTAACCTTCAACTCATTcagataaaatcataaaaagcAGTGGAAACCAAGTGCTGATGTATATAACTACTAAATATAATAGTAAACACTTGCCTCCTGTGTAGATGTGATTTTCTTTTGAGCATCATTGAGTTTGACCCCCACTGCTTCTTCAACTTGTGATAGAAGCTTCTTGTGTGCTACTCCTATAATACACACGATATGTTCAAAACTTGGTCACAACCTAGATAATACTTACAACCAGGCAAATGTAATTTTGTTACCCTTAACCAAAGATTAAACATAAGAAATCTACCAAATATTAATCCCTTATTGAGTTAAAAGCTGAAGTGGTAGCAGATCAAAATATTACGAAAGTTTCTTTCCAAAACTTCATAGATGAATTTTAACTCGCAACCCAGATAAAATGATGCTATCTTCatgcaattaaaattttaaacataataATTAACAGAAGTGATACAGAGATGACATAAATGAATGTAAATTGAGTCATTGACTCAAAAGATTAGAAAGTAAAAATCTTTAGTTGCACTTAAAAGGTGGTagatataaaataaactaacaTCAATACACTAAGTTTTCATACTTTGCTTTTCCAGGGCTCCTTTTATCTCTATCTGATCTGCCTCAAGATCTTCTACAGTGCTTCTGCAGTCCTGTAGATGTAGATTAACCTCTTCCTTGAATCTATCGTATATTAATCTCAACTGCTTCTGCTGGTCTGCATTTTTGTTAAAGGAATAGGTGAGAAAAGGTATGAAAGAGAAGATGGAGAAAACATCTCCTATGAAAGCCGTGCACAAACATAATCGTATGACAAGAAAGTGCTTAGAAAGGAAAATATTGAATATGGAATTCAGaagcaatcaaaatatatatagatagctAGACGTTAACAAGTTATAGAAATGGAAAGTGAGACATCAAATGCGGAGACATTGTCAATAGTATCATCCCGTATTCTTAGATGTGAGTGATTCTTCCCAATGTTTTTGAACCTGTGATTGTTGTTATACCtttatgaaaaaatatcatATGACATTGAAACTTGGTATTTCTGCCAATACAGATGtcaattatttgaatttatctgAAACTTACAAGCACTTGTATTTTCAcaacttctcaattttttatcCTAATATTTTAcagtaaaaccaaagagaattTTAAGTGAGCCAAAACAGGGGGCAAAATGCTGAATCCTTCAAAATGGTCAGCTAACCATCCTCCTAATAAATTCGaagaatttaaattaaaagtattaaatgaaattataaaagcATATCGTAATATCTTGAGAGCTTAAAAagcatttaattttttgtgacCACTCTCAACCATAGAGTTTTGCTGGATAAAGTATCCAACGACCAAGTACTCAACAGCCAATCATTTGAAGTcacatcatttttttcaaacttaattattttttaagtaattaaaGTTTTGTATTAAGACAACCAGTACTCACCGTTTATCAAGGATACCAAAGAATTCTCCTTAATAAAGAGGACTATTCAGAGTCATTAAGAGGTTTCAGAATTTTTCAAAGACTATTAAGTGTCCAATGATTCATATGAAGGCAGAAATATTATAGCCGAAGCTGCACAATGTTTAGTTATTTTCTCTTGGACAGAAGGTTTCGGAAGTTGAATTTAAAAAGAGAATATGAAAAGGAGAAAGATGTACAGAATAACTATATCAGTTAAATCAGAACACTAATTAATTTAAGCAAAAATTGAAGTAGAAAGTTTGCTACCTTCAAATCTTGTTTCTAGCCGTTTTCTCTTTGATTTATTGAGATTTGTAAGCTTTCCTCTGAAACATTTATTCAGAAACGCATAAAAGCATGATATATGGGAAGTTTTAGAACTACTTAATGTAATATACGTACAAGTCTGTTTGAATCTCCGAATGAACATCCTGCAGCTGGAAATGTATGTCTTCAGCAACAGACTTCAAAATTTCTGAGGATTTCTGACTAGTCATCAACTTCAGTTTGTTCTTAAGTTTGGCCAATTCCAAGGAGAACAATTCAACAGCCCTAACAAATTGGTGAGAATCATACAATTAAAAGTTGTTTAAATATGAGTTGTATTTTGTACTCTTTCTTACTCCTCACCAAGTTCATCatagaaaaagagaaaacacCTTACAAACCCATCTTGAGTCTGTTCAGAAGCTTCATCGATCGAGTCGCTTTCTCCTATCTCTAATGAGAATGAAAGTTTGAAGATTAAACATGTCAGAATAGCATATTTAGATATTAAATATCAAGTACAGAGTGTAAGTATTACCTTTTGAAGACACAGAAGCTGGGCTGGTATCATTAAATTTTATGCCTTTATGTTTGCACAGCCTTTTGATTGGATGAACTGCAAAACTTTTCC
The genomic region above belongs to Cicer arietinum cultivar CDC Frontier isolate Library 1 chromosome 4, Cicar.CDCFrontier_v2.0, whole genome shotgun sequence and contains:
- the LOC101491659 gene encoding putative pentatricopeptide repeat-containing protein At3g01580, whose translation is MLFSRIKNVWDVQLRSKGNGQCQMPMPMLSLRNLVFRNTPIKLNPYANVILARQKHSLPIFFITSLFHQLNSPPNLLEAKRLHALLLVLGFFHPTSPHKSLPSQLVNVYVNFGSLHYAFLSFTQLPQKSNLAWNAILRALVGSSHFTHAIQFYHSMLRQGVTPDNYTYPLVLKACSSLRALEIGRWVHHIILYNEGKPNLFVQCAVIDMFVKCGSLEDARSLFDEMPVRDLASWTAMICGTVWNGECLEALALFRKMRSEGLKPDSVIVASVLPVCGRLEALNLGMALQGCALRSGFDSDLYVSNAIIDMYCKCGYPLEADRVFSYMVCRDIVSWSTLIAGYSQNRLYLESFELYVRLVNMGFATNEIIVTSVLSALGKLKLLKQGKEMHNFILKQGLFTDVVVGSAMIDMYANCGSIREAESIFEYMSDKDIMVWNSLIVGYHLVDDFQSVFLTFRKIWVAEHRPNYITLVSVLPMCTQLGALRQGKEIHGYATKSGMGLNVSVGNSLIDMYSKCGFLELGVKVFNQMMVKNVITYNTMISACGTHGLGEKGLVDRGWLLYNSMINDYGIKPDMEHYSCVVDLIGRTGDLVGAYKFITRMPVIPDANVLGSLLGACRLHNKVELAELLAEHIFQLNIEDSGHYVLLSNLYASGKRWEDMSKVRSLIKDKGLEKKPGCSWIQVGHCIFVFHATSTFHPELAKIEETLDSLFLVMKSEDYMLANLGFCSHVNDQLLT